Genomic window (Candidatus Bathyarchaeota archaeon):
GCGACTTGCGCTATGGACGAACGGTGCATTCTTTGGCTTACGCTTTGGCGCTTTATGATGTTGAGTTGTTTCTTGTGTCGCCTGAATCGCTTAGGATGCGCAAGGATGTTCTTGATACGATAAAGAGCAAAATCCCAGTAACTGAAGCCTCGAATTTAGATGAGATAATGCCCAAAGTGGATGTTCTATATGTGACTCGAATACAAAAGGAACGCTTCCCTGATCCCACAGAATACGCTAAAGTTAAAGGCACCTACCGAGTAGACCTAAAAACGCTGGAAAACGCTAAAAAAGATCTAATTATCCTGCACCCTCTACCCCGCATAGATGAAATAGCCACCGAAGTAGATGCAACATCGCAAGCAAGGTATTTCCAGCAGGTATGGAACGGCATAGTCGTACGCATGGCACTCCTTGCACTAGTGCTAGGCGCAGTAAGATAATTTTAAATTGATGAAAAGCGGTCGAACGTTGTCAGCGTGCTCATCGCGCCGCATGAGGGGCACTTGTGCAGTGTGGCAAACCAGCTCTTTTGGCAGTTACTGCAGACGCTGACTTGTCTATTGTAAGTGAAAAATTCCGTAGCTTGATTCTCAATTAGGTGTCGTGTTAACTCCATGAGTGCTTCAGGTTTGTATTCTGCGCTTTCTAATTCTAGAACGTCTAAACTTCCGCCCAAGTTCAACCCCTTCATGGTCTGCGCCATCTCAAACATGCTGGTCGGCGCTTTGAGCGGTTCAGCGGCTTTTATCTGGATTCTATTTAGCGTTGAATAGTAGGGTTTTTCTCTTGTTCCAGAAAACTTCAACTTGGCAACCCCGTAACGTTCGATGTCTAGTTGCGCGAGGCGTTCAGCAGCTTCATGGTTGCCCAGCACGACGGGGTAAAGGCGTTTGCCGTATTTTCTCCCAAGCTTCTGTTTAAACGCCAGCACATTGGCAATTAGTTCCATGCTGAACCTGCGGCTCTCCTCTGAAGTTATGCTCTTTTCAGTGAATGCTTCTACTGCCTCCTTGAACCCTACAAGGTTAACTATGCGCAAGCAGTTTTCCAAACGGAAATACGTGTCACCATTACTCTTCTGCAAAAGGAACGGCAGAAAATTTTTCCCAAACTGCTTGAGAGCATTACCTTTTATTCCCAAGGCACGAGCAGCAAGTTCGAAGCGTTCCTTAACCAAGTCCAAGAATTTGTTCTTATCTTTCTCGCATTCTTGAGCAATTCTTGGCAAGTTAATGGTAACGCAGCCCAAGCATCCAGTGCGCAGAGTATCGGTTTCCCACTCACCTGTTAAGTCAGATGCAAATTTAACTCCTGAGGCAGCGAAAGCCACGTTTTCGTTTTCTTTTTTTGTCAAGTTGGCGAAATATGGGGCTCCGCTTTTTGCCGCTAGCTGGTGTGCTTTAAGAAGCATGTTTTTTGACTCTTCGTCGCCAAAGGTGGTATTGTTAATTTTTATGACAAGCTTTGGGCTAAGCAACGGCTTTGGTGAGCTTTCCTCTAAGAAAACGTCTAGAATAAGCGAAGTTAACAGTTGGCTTTCTTTGGCATAGTCGCCGTACTTGCCTACTGCTTTGCCTTGTGGTCCAATGGCTTCTTTCTCCGCGACCGATTTAGGAATGGAAAGTTCAAGCCCCAAAGATGCGTCTACGTGTTGGTTGAGGTTCAGAATAAACAGGCGCAGGGCTTCTTTTAGTTTAGCTACCTCATTGCCTCTGACAAACGGTGCAAGCGCCAAATTGAAGTAGTTGAATGTTTGTGTGCTGTTGGTTTCTTTGCTTGTGTGTAATAGCACGTTAAAAGCGATGGAGAGTGCTGATTTAAAATTGGCTGGCGGTTCCATGGAAACCTGCAGAGTGCCGTCG
Coding sequences:
- a CDS encoding ArsR family transcriptional regulator, with protein sequence MVNPPHRTRGVKVLKAVSSPLRLQILNLLFDKSALSYTELMNQLKMNPSRDAGRFAYHLKFLLKADLVEADVDAKKYFLTDLGKMVLDVADRVEKKAVKPRGMVVRTSHLTLEEFDANKIANSLIREAKVPAELAQKAAKEAEKRLMKSKTKYLTASLIREVVNGILVEKGYEDYRHKLTRVGMPVHEVTVLIESKDATQDSAATISKAGQTVLGEYTLLNIFPRDIADAHLSGAIHIDGLGTWILKPNEVIHDIRYFFQHGIRPDGTLQVSMEPPANFKSALSIAFNVLLHTSKETNSTQTFNYFNLALAPFVRGNEVAKLKEALRLFILNLNQHVDASLGLELSIPKSVAEKEAIGPQGKAVGKYGDYAKESQLLTSLILDVFLEESSPKPLLSPKLVIKINNTTFGDEESKNMLLKAHQLAAKSGAPYFANLTKKENENVAFAASGVKFASDLTGEWETDTLRTGCLGCVTINLPRIAQECEKDKNKFLDLVKERFELAARALGIKGNALKQFGKNFLPFLLQKSNGDTYFRLENCLRIVNLVGFKEAVEAFTEKSITSEESRRFSMELIANVLAFKQKLGRKYGKRLYPVVLGNHEAAERLAQLDIERYGVAKLKFSGTREKPYYSTLNRIQIKAAEPLKAPTSMFEMAQTMKGLNLGGSLDVLELESAEYKPEALMELTRHLIENQATEFFTYNRQVSVCSNCQKSWFATLHKCPSCGAMSTLTTFDRFSSI